In Choloepus didactylus isolate mChoDid1 chromosome X, mChoDid1.pri, whole genome shotgun sequence, a genomic segment contains:
- the ZNF41 gene encoding LOW QUALITY PROTEIN: zinc finger protein 41 (The sequence of the model RefSeq protein was modified relative to this genomic sequence to represent the inferred CDS: deleted 1 base in 1 codon) — protein sequence MGSCLTRATCTLYPLLIVLCVIFIYLFFFLDENIGQTQQQISGEVSFCCERVSQSTGEDSFSSILELWQDNDLLEGFQGNQDNSLSHVKILIKEKCCDYKNIGKIINLSTKLAPSRIRLHNCDTFGKSLKQTLNLHNRSRSSATKNLDKIFRSGNNFAHSSSSTKNETTNIGMNSCEHNQCEKHLSHKQVLIHHQKFHTGEKLYICTKCVKGFTEKSHLFEHQRIHAGENSHKCNKSEKVFTQKAQIDLHQRVYSGEKPYLCIQCGKVFTLKSNLITHQKIHIGQKPYKCSDCGKAFFQRSDLFRHMRIHTGEKPYECSECGKGFSQNSDLSIHQKTHTGERHYECSECGKAFTRKSALRMHQRIHTGEKPYVCTECGKAFVQKSHFNTHQRIHTGEKPYECSDCGKSFSKKSQLHVHQRIHTGEKPYICTECGKVFTHRTNLITHQKTHTGEKPYICTECGKAFTDQSNLIKHQKTHTGEKPYKCNGCGKAFIWKSRLKIHQKSHIGERHYQCNECGKAFIQKSTLSVHQRIHTGEKPYVCPECGKAFIQKSHFIAHHRIHTGEKPYECSDCGKSFTKKSQLRVHWRIHTGEKPNICAECGKAFTDRSNLITHQKIHTREKPYKCSDCGKTFTWKSRLSIHQKSHTGERHYECSKCGKAFIQKATLSMHQMIHTGKKPYSCTECQKAFTDRSNLIKHQKTHSGEKLYKVSD from the exons ATGGGCAGCTGTCTCACCAGAG CTACATGCACCCTCTATCCTCTGCTAATTGTTCTTTgtgtcattttcatttatttatttttc tttttagatgaGAATATTGGGCAAACTCAACAACAGATTTCTGGAGAAGTTTCATTCTGTTGTGAGAGAGTCTCTCAATCTACAGGAGAAgattcattttcttccattttagaaCTGTGGCAAGATAATGACCTGCTAGAGGGATTTCAGGGAAACCAGGATAACTCTTtaagtcatgtaaaaatattgaTTAAGGAGAAGTGCTGTGACTATAAGAACATTGGGAAAATAATTAATTTGAGTACCAAGCTTGCTCCTTCAAGAATAAGACTCCATAACTGTGACACATTTGGAAAAAGTTTGAAGCAAACTTTAAACTTACATAATCGTAGTAGAAGCAGTGCAACAAAGAACCTTGATAAGATTTTTAGAAGTGGTAACAATTTTGCCCATAGCTCTTCCTCTACTAAGAATGAGACTACTAATATAGGAATGAATTCCTGTGAGCATAATCAATGTGAGAAACATCTCAGCCACAAACAAGTTCTCATCCACCATCAGAAATTTCATACTGGGGAGAAACTTTATATATGTACTAAATGTGTGAAGGGCTTCACTGAGAAGTCACATCTCTTTGAGCATCAGAGAATTCATGCTGGAGAAAATTCCCATAAATGCAATAAAAGTGAGAAAGTCTTCACTCAGAAGGCACAAATTGATTTACATCAGAGAGTTTAttcaggagagaaaccctatttATGTATTCAATGTGGGAAGGTCTTTACCCTCAAGTCAAACCTCATTacacatcagaaaattcatattGGGCAAAAACCCTACAAATGCAGTGACTGTGGAAAAGCCTTTTTCCAGAGGTCAGATCTCTTTAGACATATGAGAATTCATACAGGAGAAAAACCTTATGAatgcagtgaatgtggaaaaGGCTTCTCCCAGAATTCAGACCTCAGTATACATCAGAAAACTCATACTGGAGAGAGACACTAtgaatgcagtgaatgtgggaaagctttcacaAGAAAATCAGCACTCAGGatgcatcagagaattcatacaggagagaaaccttatgtATGCACtgaatgtgggaaggccttcgTCCAGAAATCACACTTTAATacacatcagagaattcacactggagaaaaaccttaTGAATGCAGTGACTGTGGGAAATCATTCAGTAAGAAGTCACAACTGCATgtacatcagagaattcacacaggagagaaaccctatataTGTACAGAATGTGGGAAGGTCTTCACTCATAGGACAAATCTCATTACACATCAGAAAACTCATACTGGGGAGAAACCTTATATATGTACTGAATGTGGGAAGGCTTTCACTGATCAGTCAAATCTTATTAAACACCAAAAAACTcatactggggagaaaccctataaatgcaATGGCTGTGGAAAAGCCTTCATATGGAAGTCACGCCTCAAAATACATCAGAAATCTCATATTGGAGAAAGACACTATCAATGCAATGAATGCGGGAAAGCCTTTATCCAGAAATCAACATTAAGTGTGCATCAGAGAAtccatacaggagagaaaccctacgTGTGTCCtgaatgtgggaaggccttcatCCAGAAATCACACTTCATTGCACATCacagaattcatactggagagaaaccttatgaatgcagTGATTGTGGGAAATCCTTTACTAAGAAGTCACAACTCCGTGTGCATTGGagaattcacacaggagagaaacccaatatATGTGCTGAATGTGGAAAGGCATTCACTGACAGGTCAAATCTCATTACACACCAGAAAATCCATACAagagagaaaccctataaatgcaGTGACTGTGGAAAAACCTTTACCTGGAAGTCACGCCTCAGTATACATCAGAAATCTCATACTGGAGAGAGACACTATGAATGCAGcaaatgtgggaaagctttcattcagAAAGCCACGCTAAGTATGCACCAGATGATTCATACTGGAAAGAAACCTTATTCTTGTACAGAATGTCAGAAGGCCTTCACTGACCGATCAAATCTCATTAAACACCAGAAAACCCATAGTGGAGAAAAACTCTATAAAGTCAGTGACTGA